The genomic region GGCTGAAAACCACCTCTCAGTTTACATGCATACAGCGGCTCAAAATACAGCACTGGCATTATTTGCCTCCAGGCTAATATTTTCATTCATTCCTTAATCCTCTAGAAACTCCTGAAGTGTTTTCAAAATCTGTCAAGGACACATCCTGGAAGGAAAGACATACATTAGGAAAGATACACcggggttgttccttgcctcgtgcccattgcttccaggattggCGCCTGCAATGCAATACGTTAATAAATACGTTATATTTTTATGTGGTCaaagttaaaacaaaaaaatatatataattcagACGTTTTGGTTTTAATGCGAAAAGGCATCAGTATTGCCTGACTAATAACTATCTCCCTCTTGTGGTCATTTGGAGAATCTTTTTTGTAGTGTAACATTTCTTTTGTATGACTTGTGTTTTTCTGGGCTGCACATGCGTGCGGGGGTGGGTAGGGGGAGACTGGGGGTGCCTGAGCACCTCCCCCCTTTACCCGCACGATTGAAATTGCGTCCCTTTTCGAGGGTCAACACAAAAGTTTTTGacacctccccgccccccccccccagttcaaaCACCTGCCCCTCGAAAAGCCTGTGGCACTGTAGGGCTGGAGCGGCCATCTTGCCATACTGGCCTGCAGTTTATCATAGGGaagggatccccccccccccggcgcgGCAAAATATATGATGGACGTTCCCAATGTCTAGGGGTCTAGGGCTGATTTTTAAATCAAGTATAGCCCTGTCTAGATGGACACTAAGGCAGTAGTTCTCAACTACTTTAGCCTCGGGACTCACATTATTCCTCAACCATTAAGTCACAaccctgtgtttttgtttgtatatatttataaaatcaaaattggtggtgggggtggtggcagtaaaaaaaaaaaaaaaagatttccaGCACAATATTCCGCATCATTTGCGACcacaaaagtaaaaaaatcgAAATAATTCTTAACCACACATTCTGTGATAAAATGAAGGAAAATAGCAGCaaacgggcacaaggcagataaAATTATATTATAAAGTTACATTTCTCTGGATGAATGACTGgttgggctcttccctcttcttgCACCTCGTAGGTGAAAAGCCCAGAGTCACCAGTGTGCATTACCATGGCTTCATAGGTCCTCTGAACTTAAGCAGTAATGTAGCAAATAGGAAGACATGTTGGCAACATtttaggtccagaaagtaaaaatccagaccaagactttgtttgaaccaaccagttgagtctctgtgactgtgactctttatgctcaactggttggttgaaacaaaatcccggtctggatttttaatttctggacctgaaatgtccacctctagaAAAGACAAGTAGTGAATAACACTGCATATTTATTGAAGAGGGCTTATATCCATTTGAATATCTGCTGTCATATTATTAAGATTAATATTTATACTTTCGTAATTAAGACAGTATGCACAATACAAAAAATGATTGCATTTTATAAGTATAAAGTCTGGATACCCTTTCTTGCCTCGGGAACTATGACACGTTAACTGAAGGTACAAAGCCAGTCACACATTTTTGTGCATAGCTACAGGTCACTGTCGTCCTGTAAGAAGTTTAAGTAGCCTTTGTCTGTAGACCCGCATTCCGTGCTTCCTTCCTAAGCAGATGCGGTCCGAGCTGCGCAGTTGAAGCCTGCAGAGGGAGCCCTTGGCGCACGCGGTGCATGGGGCCAGGCGACACACAGCGCGCGCACCTACAGGTACTTGTTgcactggagcagcagccagGGCAGGTCGCATGGCGAGTCTGCACACATTTCAGCAGCCGGTTCAGCGACCCTGGAACTGAGCTGCTGCTGTAGTTCGGGCACCTGTTTGCCCAGCTCCAAAAACTACCAAAAATATCCTACATAGTCAAAAATCAGTATTCACACTCACAGACGGAACCTCCTCTAGGGCAGGTCTGACGATGAAGGGCTATTGTATTCTGAGATACATGATGATATATATTGTCTCAGAGATCCGACTGAAACAATGGCATTGTTTGCGCTTTGGATGTGAGACTAAAGTTTTCTTTCCAAATATAAGTAAGAAGAACGACCGGGAACAAGCAACATTAGGATGTCATGCTGTGATGTCATAAAGTGCGCTGAACCAGAGGACCATGTTCAGTTCATGTCCCATTTTGTGTGCCTAACAAACCAATAGGAATTAAATGTACCAGTAACGTAAAaacgcagcacaaacaaaactaAATATTAACATTAACGTTTCTTAGAATTGAAACGTCAGCATAATTTCGAGATGTTATTAAAAAAACATACTATTTCAACCTATTTTGACCTGATTTCATGTATTTTACATCAGCATTGGGAACTTCTATCTGACAAAATTCTTAAATTACCACGCAAACTGTAATCACTGAAATATCACCAACACAAATCTCTCTAATCAGGTCTGTCAGTGAAGTTACTTGAAACTAAATTGAATTCATTGATAAGGATAAATCGTAAGCAAATCATCAAGACTGTAGATAGGCTGCGAAGTCCCgaaaaaaatgtattctttGTCTTAAGAAATTATATTATGCGCACAAAACTGTACTAATTGTCCGTCGAATATTTTAAATCAGTGCATGATAGACGTGCGTTTGTTAGATGATAGAACTTTTTGCACTTTATTGAAAGATTGATTAGGTAGTCTTGTCACATTTTGCTTCAGATTGCTTTGCTCCTATGCTGATAATTTCTGCTACCATCTGCTTATCAATTAGTAATAATTACATCACAAGATGCCTATGATAGTCTGGACCAATACATTCATTTTCCATGCGAAGCAAAAGAACTTCACTTACTATACAGTATTTCCCGACGGACAGCATACATTGCAAATCACCGGGCTGGTTGTGATCCTCCCCTCCCAAAACGCAAACCCACCAATCCCACTAGAAGGTTCGTCTTTTAGGATTTGAATGACCAGTCTGGGGTGACTGGTGACCGCAGCAGCGTCCCGCGTGAGTCCCCTTCTTTGGGAGACTGTCTCTGTGTTTAAACACTTCATCGCCCCGATCCATAAGCCTGCAGATCTGCAAAAATGGTCATTAAGGTCTTTTTAGCTACTTCATCAGGATCCACTGCGGTAAGCAATATACATTTTAGATTTATTAGATGAAAATAAGCATTTCGTTTACCAGCCGGTATTTTGCAGTTCAGCAGTTTATTATACTTTAATGTAACTTAATTGTCTTTTTCACATTTAAGTGTGTAGAACTTTTATTAAAGCAGTAGGATCGACCTACTGTTTGCCTGCATTTCTTGTTATAAAACTAAACAGATATTGCGCTTTTGACGTTTAAACACGCTCAAGATTTTTGCGAACGATCAACCGACTAATACAATGAATGTAGCGGGGAGTCAATTTTCAGTGCAATTGTGAAAAGTAATGCTATTTAAAGAGGAATTATAACTTCAAACGGCTTCTTTAAACTGTATCCAATATTAGCTACAGTAACATGGGCGACCGGTCTGAGCTGGCATAGTTATACTGTGTTTGAGTTTCCTTATATATCTCTCCGCTGTCGTTCAGCTCACATTCCAAACCTGCAACAGCAATCTGCCTAGGAGGCGCACGTATTTTCCCATCAGAAGCTTCTAGAAGCGTTTTGAATTAACCAGTATTTGAACAAAACAGCCCGAGGATGTTTACTTGCACCTCAATGAAAAGGCGTCCTCCCGGCCGTTGCCTGGATTCACTTTTTGGCTTTTCACAGGCTGATTTTCCTTGCAGTTTCCACGATGTACTCGAATTCATTAAACAATTAGGTTGCATTTAAACAGCGTGATAATGGAGAAGCTGTGCCGGAAAAGCTATCATTTAACTTGCCTCCGATGATTAAACAGGTTTCCTTCtgcagtccagaaacatgcatACCTGATTTGGTatctctgaattgcccataaTGTTTTCagggtgtgccctgcagtgaacTGGCAGCCCATCCTGGGTGCCTCCTACCTTCTGTGTTCTGAGATGGGCTCCTGCTTTGACCCTGTACTGGCTAATTGGTTTTGGAAGACGATATACTCTTTTTTAGCCATCTTGCTTCCTCATGCGCAAACTCACAGCACGTGGGCAGTCAGTTCAAAGACAATCTCTTGCATTGGCTCGGTTGTGGTTTTTCTCTTAGATCAAAAAGAAGCAACAGGATGTAGTGggatttttggaggctctgaaGATCGAATACATGCAATTGGACATTGCATCCAACGAGGAGAACCGCCTATGGATGAGGGAGAACGTCCCGGGGGAGAAGAAGCCCACAAATGGCATTCCGCTGCCCCCGCAAATCTTTAATGGGGAGGACTACTGTGGGGTGAGAGGTGCTCGCCTGCTGTTACTTCATGTTCACGCAGAAAGGCTGGCTGGAAAGCAAGATGAGCAATGCAATGGTAGACTGACTCCAGGTTGAGCTTTTGCAGGTATCAGAGGTACATCTCAAATAGGACCTCTCAATTCCAGCTTTGGAACCTACCGAACTAAGGCGATTTTCAGTACAAAAAGGATTTAAATAATGAAGAGGTCTCGACTGAAAAAGAACAGCTGAATTATCGAAGTATATCAAGAAGTATTAAGTATAATAAGGCAGGGAGTGACGGAAACACAAACTTTGTTTGCTGTTCTTCTGCAGGACTACGATACATTTTTTGATGCCAAGGAGGGAAATCAAGTCTTTGAATTTCTGGGTCTTCCTCCTCCCCCAGGATCAAAGGTTAGACCATTTTCCTTAACCCGCCTAAAACAGTTAAAATAGCTCTTAACACAATTCATGCCCGAATAGGAGTATAAATGAAGCTCAAAAGTGTAATATGTTTCCTAAttccataataataatagccaATAACACATAAGGTATGTTAGGTACTGAACAACATGGATATAACATATCAAACTTATTAATTATGAGCTAGTATAGAATATAATTCAACACATAGGGACTAACCCTAAGAAAATGAATCTTTTTACTGATTGTTTTATGAAATCCTTGCGAtttcatttgtttgttcatGGACATATGATGCTATATTGACAAAAACCAGGGGGATGATCCACAAAgcgggatttcttgcttagctggataacttgtcggatttaaggtagtctgagctaCATGTAAGTGGACAAAGTTAAAGCCAATTTAACCCagtctaccttaaatccaaaaaaattatccagctaagcaagaaatcctgctttgtgaatcaTCCCCCCAGCTGTGGGATGAGACAAGCTGAACTGCCAGAGCGTTAAGGGACTCTGTGGCCCTAAATCGTGGAATTTTGGGGAAAAGCTGCACAAACTGACAGTGAACCTACTTATATGCAGTACAGGCACAACAAGTcggctgtaaattatgaaccaATAAGATCCCGCCTCCCTTTCAGCTTCCTGTTTTTGCCATCTGtccttgttgttgttgttgcttttttatttgattccatattttgACCCTTTTTTTATCCCCTCTGTCTTTGTCTCACGGATCATGCAGGGTGGGGCCAACAGGCTGTAGATTTCAGAGTCAGATTGATTTCTTTTCGCTCTGTTTTGGCTTTCAGTTCTCGGCACAAATGCCAACGGCAACCTTATTTAGTCGTGTTTTAGTGAGTTTGTCGTCTAGAAGTATGTCATATAACAGTCCTGCAACGTACCCGGCATTTTATTCAGCAGGCTATGAGTAGAACGCACTGAAATATAGCGATTTAGTTTAAAACTGAAATGTGATGACTACTAAGAAATGCAGAAGTGACGTTTTTCTGCCGAGAAACTGTATATTTTTTCCTTTGCTGATCCGTATATCGGCCTTTGCAGTGTTCGTATAATCAAACCTTTTACGATCAAATTGTCACTAAGACAAAAACACCCAGTTTGGCTGTAGAGAAGGTAAACTTTCCGGACCCCTTCAAGACGATCTAGTTGTACTTATGAAACATAATAACCCTTAAAGAGCATAACGTTCTGAGTATTCGTCATTATGGCTTCAGTCACTGAGGGTTAACTGTCTTACAATAGCGTATTTAGCTACGCAGTGTTCGTAATTAGTGAGCACACCAACTAAAACACACCAGTGGAAGGATCTTCTcctaaaactgttttttttttgtgatcagGTGATCTGGCACAGATGGGGCCCCTTATAACGTCTCACCTTCAAAAAACGGAAAGGGCTGCGTAGCTTAAGCTGTAAGATGGCGTCAGAGCGCATGGCTTTTTGGGCTGGCAGTAGCCTTTGTTCTACAGCACATCTCATCGGGTTCCTTACCTCGTTCTGTTCCCTGGGTGTTCCGAGCGTTTTCTGACTCGGGATCAGCGTCGGCTGAGTAGGGTCCCTTCCCAAGTCGTGGCACTCTGCGGGAGGCCGGGCACGGTGTGGCCTTTCTTGACGGGCCGCTGTCTCGCTTCACCTCAGCAACCGGAGCAGCCCACAGAGGTGGGCGAAGGGCCGGCCGGAGACGAGGCGTCTGCTCTGGAGGACGCGAAGGCCGCGAGCGAGGCTGAGGCCCCTGGGCTGGATGTGACTGCAGAGGAGCCTACGGTGGAGATTGTAATTAGCTGACAGAAACGTGTCTTGCGACCAAAACCCACCCAGCCGCTAGAAAACTCCTTTAATGCTCACAGTCTCATATTTTTGTTCCCCCTCAAGGTCTTCGCCTGAAATCCCCGCCCTTCTGACATCGGTGATTCACCCCACTAACTCACCTGACAATAATTTCACCCATTTTCCTCCCCACAGCTTTGGGACGTTTAACTCCTTTCTCATCCTGCTCTTTaactcattttattttcatgcGACATTAACATGGGTCCTGATGATTATTctgtcaccccccctccccccgccaagTCACCTGATCTGTGAATAAAGCAGAATGCAGTGTGTTTGTCTTGTAAACGTAATTAACCTCCCCCTCACATGGGGGCTTACTGTCAGATCTAATTTGATGTTGCCCAAAGACCTTGACCTGatgaatttttttcttttcttttagaAAAAAGCCTCCAGGCAAGATGAGAACAAGGTGACAACATTTATACAATCTAAACCTGTCTAAATTCTCAATTTATGTTGTAATAGCCAGCAAGtcggacggcatggtggtgcagtggttagcactgttatctcacacctctgggacctgggttcgagtctctgcctgggtcacatgtgtgcggagtttgcatgttctccccatgtcgtcgtggggtttcctccgggtactctggtttcctcccacagtccaaaaacatgctgaggctaattggacttgctaaattgcccgtaggagtgcatgtgtgagtgaatagtgtgtgagtgtgccctgcgatgggctggccccccatcctgggttgttccctgcctcgtgcccatttcttccgggataggctccggaccccccgcgacccagtaggataagcggtttggaaaatggatggatggatggatagccaGCAAGTCTTGTGTGCTTGAGTGATGTGAAAGACCATTTTGAAATTATATATTCTGCCTCAACACGACTGAAATATAGAATCAAAAAAAGAAGAACGTTAATAacagtcattgttgacacaccacagcaaacaacaatgaaatgtgtcctctgcatttaatctctatgtgacatagcagggggcagttaATTCAGCACCtgaggagcagtgcttgggggcaaaaccttgctcagggtacctcggtGGTATGTTGCTGGGTGGGGATCTGAACCAGTAACCTTTTGGTCACACGCAATCTTTTGTAAGCATTAGGCCACCAGCTGGGGGCTAACAGGGTCACGCTCCTGACATCATTTCAGGGTTGGAACCGAAACTTTCATGTTCTgtatgtgtggaatttgcaggtTCTCTCCGTAATATTATGGCGATTTATTCCTGCAGTGAACAGACATGCTGTTAGATTtgctggtgtctctaaatggTTCATAGTGTATGCTTATGCTAtgtgatggatggacggatggatggatggatgaaaaatgAAGGAATATTCAACGTGATATGTTTGGGCCGTAATCATACTGGTTTCAGCGAGGTATGCTTTTGCGCGGGGGGAATGTTAGCCAGCTACTAGAATCTCACGGTGGGTGGGATTAAAATATGCTGTCAATCACTGACCAGATTAAGCCGTTTTATTGGGTTAGACCAGAATATAGCTGACACCGCGCAATAAATCACACCCACCGTGTATTTCGAAGTTAACATCTGCCTTCACTACATTTAGATGGGACTAATCGTGCCCCTATTGTCGTTCacaggatgaagaggaggacgAGGCTAAGGTATTGTGTTAATGTCTGTCCACCGGTATGTCTGATATGTAGGGCGGCATTAAGAAACACAACACCTCTGGCTTCTATCTTCTGGCGCTGGCTGGATCAGACAGCTGCTTTAAGTGCCACTGTGGAATGTAAGGTTTGTCCTAGACAGTCCTGTCCTTCTGCAGCCCGGCTCGCTGCTGACTCTCAGATAGGATGATACCTAAAATTTGCACACTATACGTGTATAACGTTCCTCAACATCACCCAGGCGATGGTGTTTGATGTAACAACGCTCTTATAACCAGAACTGCGTAACGCACACCTGCAGAATTCCAGAACGAGAATTGAAACTTTATCGCAATCGGAAAATTAGTCTTGGTTGTCTACAATGATGTATGAAGTCTTTCAGCGGATGTAGCTTAGCAATTCTCGGAATCACGTTTTTTTCAAATTGCTGCTTACAGTACAGCATTACAACAGCCATCAATATTAAGTTCCTATGGTTCTACACCAGTAACTGACCGGAGCTTGAAATGGTATCCTCCGTGAAACTCACAGTCTGAATAACTGCACAGCCAGGGATATAATTAGCTCTCTGTGCTAATGACCGCTGACAGCCAAGAGTGGGATGGATGTGAACTGTCAGGCTGTCGTGAGAGATGATGATGCCAGGCTGCAAAGCAAGCGGGATGTAGCTTTGCCACACTGAAACTGGCAAAAAGTCCTGCGATGGCGAGTAgaaaaatgcaggacatctccGGCCAAAGGCAGAAGTTCAAAAGATACGTGAACATTGCTGACTGAAGACTAGATCCTCTTTAAGTCTGTGTATGATGTAAAATCACTACTTTTATACTACTAATGGCAATTTATGTGCAAAATGCAGAGCTCACAGAAAATGTTTTGACACTTAATTCGGTAAAAATATTGcagatttattggttttataacaaaagtCATAATTTTATTCACttgtacacaaaaaaaaaataaccagtaGTTTCAAGTAAAACTTTAGTTTCAAGTAGTAGTAAATTGAAATCCAAATTGTAGATCCGAGTTAAAAAGTTGATAGACGAGCTGGGTGCTTTCTAATTAGTAACAtctttgcaataacataaaacaccaaatgtATGTTTAGTGtccctttgggagccaatgACTACAACTGCATAagtgaatgagtcagtcaaaaaaaagcATGGAAGATATGTGTAGATTTGTTAAACATTGCTTGCCAATGAAGTTTCTTTATGAAACAAATAAATctgcaacatttttacagaattaaacaaacgtTCGTAGACATTCTGTGTGCACTGTGTGTAGTGTAGATACATTGTTTGCCAGTATTTAAGCAGTAGACTGAATTACATGAGTTATATGGCAAATTTACCACCCAGTGCCTTTGAGCTTCATGTCTTTGATCAGTAAAGTTAACATTCCTTTATAGGAAGAAGATGATCAACAAGTGTCAGAGGTATATACTGGTTTTGGTTTGTTTTATGAAAGCTGTGACTCCCTTTACCATCTTAACAactatcacccccccccactagttttatttcttagtaaaatgaacacattttttaattaatcaaataTTTAGTACAAACATTCCCACTAACATCATATCTTGCTGTGTTGTTGCAGTTATGTATCATttaaagtttattttatttgtgaaaAGAAACTTAAAAGGGTCGTGtggcttgtttttttaggttgggtgtttgtttaattttttggAACGTTTATGTTTTTGCTAAATATGTTGtgtcttttaatttttaaaattttgATAGTTTTGCAGGGCAGATATTGGAAAAATGTTTCACACTTTGGTCATTTCGCAAGAAAAGGAGCATGAACCAATTACGCATTTTCAAAAGTCTGATATCTTCCTGATATCCAGGGGGGAAAAAGgttttttgaatttgaattggagttaccaaggtGTCCATagatgtgactgtgtgtgcgaatggtgtgtgtgtgtgtgtgcgtgtgtgtgtgtgtgtgtgtgtgtgtgtgtgtgtgtgtgtgccctatgatgagttggtgccctgtcctgggttattccctgccttgtgccccccggtgtccaggataggctacggacccccgctaccctgaataggacaagctggCACaagaaatggatgggtggatggatagacGGTGTGGTAAACGCACACTCTACAAAAAGATGTCCAATTAAAAGGATAATTGTCCCCTTTAAGGAACAACAGGACTTAATAGAGTGGCATGTATTGCGTAAGATATATGGGCAGAAACATAATGTCCTGTACAGAGGACAAAAACGAACTGCAGGACCTAAGGAGGGTTTGTTTGTCCGTCCCTCTGTTGATATGTTGGATTATGCATTGACACTGATATTTACCGCATTGTCAGTGCCCACACATGACCTTGAGATCGTCCCCATGGCTACGACTGCTGTTGTCTGCGCCCATCGGCCATTTCCACGTGTGCTAAACACTTTCTTTTCCTCCATTCCATCGTTGGGCTTTTTTTAAGGGAGAAGaggacctgtgtgtgtctgaggtaACTTGGACtctgaaccctaaccctacctccTCTCTCCTAGCCGTCTCTTGCGTGGTCAGGTCCTTGGTTCCGATGAAGAACACCGCTTTGTGTTCTTGTGCCAAGGCTCCCCGGCCTGCGCTTCCTCCTCTCTAACCCTGTGCTTTTCCCGCTTTCTCCATAGCTAGTGCCCGTTTCCTGTCTTCTCGAATCCCCGCCTGCGTTCCGTTGTCCGTTTCTTCCCTAAGTGCATGTCCCGCTTTCTCTCCGTGTTCCAATGCTCTGCTCACACGGCCCCCTCTGCCTTCCAGGAAGAAGAAGAACTGCAGCAACTTAAGGTAGATCTCTGTATCTCACTGTCGAGCTCAGCCCCattcctttctttctttttttccagtCATACTTCATCATCTCTCCATATATCTCTACCTCTCCTGCTTTCCTGTCTTTGGTTGTTCTGTCCATCAATCCTTAGCAGCTCTGCTACTTTGACTGAGACTTGGTATCTCCGCCCACTGGCAGAGATACAGATCTGTATGACAGATTATCGGCTGCCCCAGCCTTCATACTGAATACGTTATCCAGCCTTTCTTTGACAGACTACAGTCTAGAATGTCAGGAACCACAAGATCCAGATGCCACTTTTAAGGATATTTGATTGTCACCTACTGTGTATTGGCCTTGGATTATATAACATTGTAGCTTATCATCAAGATAAGTTACATTGTGGCTTATCATCAAGATAAGTTACATTGTGGCTTATCATCAAGATAAGTTACATTGTGGCTTATCATCAAGATGTTACATTGTCGCTTATCATCAAGATAAGTTACATTGTAGCTTATCATCAAGCATTGTACCCCAAGCTTCCTTCTGCACCACTTCCTGTTCTCTGGCTTTATCGTTTTTCTTCCCTCTCCTCTTTTACTTCCCCCAACCCCCTTCATGTCCAACACAGGAGCCAGAGGATCTGATCAGTGAGGTAGCTTCCCGGTGACCCCGTGTCCCTAAAGGCACACGAAACCTACTCATTTGTGCAGCATGGATTGTGATTCTTCTACAGTGTGGATAGCTGGCATCACTCTGCATGACTTCCATCCCGGATTTAAAACATGTCCTCAACGGCCACTTGGCCCACTGGTGGATATACGATGACTTATTCCATTCTCTCCCATCTTATTCACAGTGACATGCAGAACATACAGTTTAACTCTATCTATCGTATGACTGGAGTCTGTGGatagtgtttatttttaattgagatcatttatttatttcaatggGTAAAAAATATCCCCTTCTGTAGGAAGAAGAAGATGCGCCGGCGTCAGAGGTATACTTTGTATATAACCATGTTTGTAAAGCTAGTGGCATGGTGTGATTTACAGCAGCTAACAAGTTAAATGTATAGATTTGGGATGCATTCAACGGTATTTTCACTAATTGGTTCTGTATGTTTATTCTAGATTGTTGCGATTGTACAGTTACCCTTAATGTGGTTATTTCACAACTGGTTTTTAAAACTTCTTCCTTGGGCCATAAAACATCAATGGCATGGAAAAGTGACGCTATTAACATGTGCACACGTGCGCCTGACGGGTTTGCTGGTGCACAGTTTAATTTGGTGCAGGAATGGGGTCCCAGGTCTCCTAGGAACTTTGGAATGATCCAAGAACTTTGGaactcatttttttttgttctttactGTTTAACACGGCACTTCCAGAAGTAGCTTCCATACCAGGTAGAGACCTGGGGCTCGGTTAACacttgcagccatgacagcttCGCACTGACCTTAATTCTCCTCACCTTTTCACCACAGTCCCATAAATGTCTGCTATCGATATGTCATTGGTTGAATGAAATTCTGCGTTATGTTCTGTGCTAATTCGGgggataacccccccccccttcacttaACTAGTGTGATCTTCTCTtttggtacttttggtacttacTGAAGAGCATCGTTTTGACCAACCAAACTCTCCATCCCTTCATACACTAACCCATCCATATATTCTACTCTTCACCTGTTACCACAatccttctctttctctctctactCCTGACAAGGAGGAAGAAGATGAAGAGGCAGACGCGGAGGTAGAAATGGAGGGCAACCTTCAATTGAATTCAAAGCTGAACCTCATTGGCTGCTTGGACGAAAACTAAAATTTGTGATAGTTGGTTGTAGCCCAGTTGAATATATCACACAACCTGCTTCTCTAGAGCGGCTCATGATGTTCTTATGCAGAAAGACTGTCCCTTACTATAGGCAACTTTCTTAACATGTATTTAATCAATGATCTTGCTCAATAACAGCCATTATTTGGGATACTCAGCAGCGAATTAAGCGGTTCCCCTGTTTGACTTTATAAAGTATCGAAACGTCAAAATGT from Brienomyrus brachyistius isolate T26 chromosome 17, BBRACH_0.4, whole genome shotgun sequence harbors:
- the sh3bgr gene encoding SH3 domain-binding glutamic acid-rich protein isoform X14, coding for MVIKVFLATSSGSTAIKKKQQDVVGFLEALKIEYMQLDIASNEENRLWMRENVPGEKKPTNGIPLPPQIFNGEDYCGDYDTFFDAKEGNQVFEFLGLPPPPGSKQPEQPTEVGEGPAGDEASALEDAKAASEAEAPGLDVTAEEPTKKASRQDENKDEEEDEAKDEED
- the sh3bgr gene encoding SH3 domain-binding glutamic acid-rich protein isoform X13, which translates into the protein MVIKVFLATSSGSTAIKKKQQDVVGFLEALKIEYMQLDIASNEENRLWMRENVPGEKKPTNGIPLPPQIFNGEDYCGDYDTFFDAKEGNQVFEFLGLPPPPGSKQPEQPTEVGEGPAGDEASALEDAKAASEAEAPGLDVTAEEPTVEIKKASRQDENKDEEEDEAKDEED
- the sh3bgr gene encoding SH3 domain-binding glutamic acid-rich protein isoform X15, with product MVIKVFLATSSGSTAIKKKQQDVVGFLEALKIEYMQLDIASNEENRLWMRENVPGEKKPTNGIPLPPQIFNGEDYCGDYDTFFDAKEGNQVFEFLGLPPPPGSKKKASRQDENKDEEEDEAKEEDDQQVSEEEEDAPASEEEEDEEADAEDEED
- the sh3bgr gene encoding SH3 domain-binding glutamic acid-rich protein isoform X8; translation: MVIKVFLATSSGSTAIKKKQQDVVGFLEALKIEYMQLDIASNEENRLWMRENVPGEKKPTNGIPLPPQIFNGEDYCGDYDTFFDAKEGNQVFEFLGLPPPPGSKQPEQPTEVGEGPAGDEASALEDAKAASEAEAPGLDVTAEEPTVEIKKASRQDENKDEEEDEAKEEDDQQVSEGEEDLCVSEEEEELQQLKEPEDLISEEEEDEEADAEDEED
- the sh3bgr gene encoding SH3 domain-binding glutamic acid-rich protein isoform X16, translated to MVIKVFLATSSGSTAIKKKQQDVVGFLEALKIEYMQLDIASNEENRLWMRENVPGEKKPTNGIPLPPQIFNGEDYCGDYDTFFDAKEGNQVFEFLGLPPPPGSKKKASRQDENKDEEEDEAKEEEDAPASEEEEDEEADAEDEED
- the sh3bgr gene encoding SH3 domain-binding glutamic acid-rich protein isoform X10, translated to MVIKVFLATSSGSTAIKKKQQDVVGFLEALKIEYMQLDIASNEENRLWMRENVPGEKKPTNGIPLPPQIFNGEDYCGDYDTFFDAKEGNQVFEFLGLPPPPGSKQPEQPTEVGEGPAGDEASALEDAKAASEAEAPGLDVTAEEPTVEIKKASRQDENKDEEEDEAKEEDDQQVSEEEEDAPASEEEEDEEADAEDEED
- the sh3bgr gene encoding SH3 domain-binding glutamic acid-rich protein isoform X5, yielding MVIKVFLATSSGSTAIKKKQQDVVGFLEALKIEYMQLDIASNEENRLWMRENVPGEKKPTNGIPLPPQIFNGEDYCGDYDTFFDAKEGNQVFEFLGLPPPPGSKKKASRQDENKDEEEDEAKEEDDQQVSEGEEDLCVSEEEEELQQLKVDLCISLSSSAPFLSFFFSSHTSSSLHISLPLLLSCLWLFCPSILSSSATLTETWYLRPLAEIQICMTDYRLPQPSY
- the sh3bgr gene encoding SH3 domain-binding glutamic acid-rich protein isoform X12, producing the protein MVIKVFLATSSGSTAIKKKQQDVVGFLEALKIEYMQLDIASNEENRLWMRENVPGEKKPTNGIPLPPQIFNGEDYCGDYDTFFDAKEGNQVFEFLGLPPPPGSKQPEQPTEVGEGPAGDEASALEDAKAASEAEAPGLDVTAEEPTKKASRQDENKDEEEDEAKEEEDAPASEEEEDEEADAEDEED
- the sh3bgr gene encoding SH3 domain-binding glutamic acid-rich protein isoform X11, with amino-acid sequence MVIKVFLATSSGSTAIKKKQQDVVGFLEALKIEYMQLDIASNEENRLWMRENVPGEKKPTNGIPLPPQIFNGEDYCGDYDTFFDAKEGNQVFEFLGLPPPPGSKQPEQPTEVGEGPAGDEASALEDAKAASEAEAPGLDVTAEEPTVEIKKASRQDENKDEEEDEAKEEEDAPASEEEEDEEADAEDEED